One Diospyros lotus cultivar Yz01 chromosome 1, ASM1463336v1, whole genome shotgun sequence genomic window carries:
- the LOC127797063 gene encoding zinc finger protein GAI-ASSOCIATED FACTOR 1-like: protein MSNITGDDGSFSSGNTGEEVQQLPLHKKQLHGSASGAAATNSNGSSSQPPPPPLPKKKRNLPGTPDPTAEVIALSPTTLMATNRFVCEICNKGFQRDQNLQLHRRGHNLPWKLRQRNSTEVKKRVYICPEPSCVHHNPARALGDLTGIKKHYSRKHGEKKWKCDKCSKKYAVQSDWKAHQKTCGTREYKCDCGTIFSRRDSFITHRAFCDALAEENNKVNQGLVPNMGSNLPPDLIPSMPLNTNNIINPSMAVISSSDHQFNVYDPKNPLKSLSQDPLVPMPFKPMNMAAAAGMFSTTSGTLFSSPRTISSSPSSLQLSSNSSSAGFNYLQDAKNGGGQLSGSPHMSATALLQKAAQMGATASNSINSPMMQKSFASSMAGPDHPVTGIRPYNSPYEHYQAPDQSTLVGINGGEFTNPLLQKNPQEISQFFESGTGGGSAINIEMGMFGGMFNVGGGDQSQGLIVKNTENEENNSSGMMPGRAPAACRSLTRFGTNSGSSSDMMTVDFLGIGGPTRPPNLHEQQQQHQNRLEFEAMSQQRMQVMNQFQQQVEPGMEKPLWDA, encoded by the exons aTGTCAAATATTACAGGTGATGATGGCAGCTTCTCTTCAGGTAATACTGGGGAAGAAGTCCAGCAGCTGCCGCTTCATAAAAAACAGCTCCATGGCTCCGCTTCCGGGGCGGCTGCAACTAACAGCAATGGATCCTCCTCCcagccaccgccaccgccactgcccaagaagaagagaaatctGCCAGGAACTCCAG ATCCAACTGCTGAAGTTATTGCTCTATCACCAACAACACTAATGGCAACGAACCGATTCGTTTGCGAGATCTGCAACAAGGGGTTCCAGAGGGACCAAAACCTGCAACTGCACCGGAGAGGCCACAATCTGCCATGGAAACTGAGGCAAAGAAACAGCACTGAGGTGAAGAAAAGGGTGTACATATGCCCCGAGCCAAGCTGCGTCCACCACAACCCGGCCCGGGCCCTCGGCGACCTCACCGGAATCAAGAAACACTACAGCCGGAAGCACGGCGAGAAGAAGTGGAAATGTGACAAGTGCTCCAAGAAGTATGCCGTGCAGTCGGACTGGAAGGCTCACCAGAAAACCTGTGGGACCAGGGAATATAAGTGTGACTGTGGCACCATCTTCTCGAG GAGAGATAGCTTCATCACTCACAGAGCCTTCTGTGATGCATTAGCAGAAGAGAACAACAAAGTAAACCAAGGACTAGTCCCCAACATGGGATCAAACTTACCACCAGACCTCATCCCTTCCATGCCCTTAAACACCAACAACATCATAAACCCATCCATGGCAGTAATCTCATCATCAGATCATCAATTCAACGTCTATGACCCCAAAAACCCTCTCAAATCCCTCTCCCAAGACCCCCTGGTCCCAATGCCCTTCAAGCCCATGAACATGGCCGCCGCCGCCGGCATGTTCTCCACCACCTCCGGCACCCTCTTCAGCTCCCCAAGAaccatttcttcctctccctccAGCCTCCAGCTCAGCTCCAACAGCTCCTCCGCCGGCTTCAACTACCTCCAAGACGCCAAAAACGGAGGCGGCCAGCTTTCCGGGTCGCCACACATGTCTGCCACAGCCTTGTTGCAGAAAGCCGCCCAGATGGGCGCCACCGCCAGCAACAGCATCAACTCTCCCATGATGCAGAAGAGCTTCGCCAGCAGCATGGCCGGCCCGGACCATCCGGTCACCGGAATTAGACCCTACAACAGCCCATACGAACATTATCAGGCGCCGGATCAGTCGACTTTAGTAGGGATCAACGGCGGGGAATTCACCAACCCGCTCCTCCAGAAAAACCCGCAAGAAATCTCCCAGTTTTTTGAGTCTGGAACCGGTGGCGGCTCGGCCATAAATATTGAGATGGGAATGTTCGGTGGAATGTTCAATGTGGGTGGTGGCGATCAAAGCCAAGGGTTGATCGTGAAGAACACAGAGAATGAGGAGAACAATAGCTCCGGCATGATGCCGGGACGAGCCCCGGCAGCCTGCCGGAGCCTGACGAGGTTCGGAACGAATTCCGGAAGCAGCAGCGATATGATGACAGTGGACTTCTTGGGGATTGGAGGGCCAACGAGGCCTCCGAATTTGCatgagcagcagcagcagcatcaaAACAGATTGGAATTCGAAGCAATGAGTCAACAGAGAATGCAGGTGATGAATCAATTCCAGCAACAGGTGGAACCAGGCATGGAAAAGCCATTGTGGGATGCTTGA